Sequence from the Suncus etruscus isolate mSunEtr1 chromosome 1, mSunEtr1.pri.cur, whole genome shotgun sequence genome:
CCGAAGCGTGTCCAGCTCATATGAAAACCAAGTGCAGGGCACCGGGCCTGTAGCCCCGGACGCGGAACACGCTGCCTCCTCTTCCCGCACTCTGCCCTTTCAAACTGCCACGCAAGTGTCTGGATTTTGGAAAGAAACAGTCCTCCGGGAAACGGGGGCCGTGGCCTCCGCCTGGGCGTCCTCCAGGCTCCGAGGAAGTCCCCCCCACGCCAGAGGAATGCCCGCCCAGGTAACGCCCGGAGCAGAGCGCCCGCCACGCGTGCTCCTGCCAGTGCCAGCCCTCGTGTCGCACGTCCCATCTGTGCTGCTGCCACGCCTGTGCATCCCGGCTTAGCGGGCACCCGAGGAGCCAGGCCGGGCTGCACTGCCGTGCTCACCCCGTCCGTCCGTCCCTCCGTCCGTCCTTCCGTCCATCGCCCGCTTGTCTGCCCATGTGTCCATCTGGGTCTCGGAGGCGTCCCCGCTGCAGGGCTGGGTCTGTGCTTGGCCATGGAACGGTGCGTCTGAGTGGACAGGCCTCCACGCGTGTGCAGCATGTGGGGCGTCTGTGATCTCTGCCCACATGGGGCGTGTCCACGTCCCAGCCACACAGGTGTGTCTACATATGCTCCACCCTCCTGGGGCGTGTCTGAGTTCAGCCCACGCGGGGAGTGTCTGTTTATGCTCTGCCCACATCGGGGCATGTCTCTGTGAGTTCTGCCCACATTGGGGCGTGTCTGCTCCACTTCATGGAGGTGTGTCCTCGTATGGTCTGCCCACGTGGTGGCGTGTCTCTGTTCTTTCCCCACATGGAGCGTGTCTCTGTATGCTCTGCCCACGTGGGGCCGTGTCTTGCTTCACCTGTGTGGGGTGTGTCTTTGTATGGTCCGCCCCCATGGGGGGGTGTCCCTCGTCTGCTGCAGAACCTGAATGTTTGCATTTGGCATGTGTGGGCTGCTACCACGTGTTCACGGATGTGCCCTTCTGAAGGCTGCAAGTGATAGCGGGACCATGTTCACCCACATTAGGGAGGTCGTTGCACCTGCCTCCCGGGGGGTGGGTGACTGGCGGTGGAAGGCCCTCTGCGAGCCAGCCTCGGGGACGGGGTTTCATGGCTCAGCCTGCGGTGGGACAAGAGCAAGGGGTGGGCACGGCGTAGAGTCGTGGGTAGAGCAAACCCCTGAATTGCAGCTGTGTCTCCTCCGCAGGAACCCCTTTGCTCATGTCCAGCTGAAGCCGACAGTGACCAACGACAGGTCTGCTCCCCTTCTCAGCTGATGGCCCTTCGCCCCGTGGACGTCcttcaccagcagtgatcccttcAATCCCGCTCATTCTGGTGCCTCTCTCTGGCTAGCTGCACCGGAGTCCCTGAGGAGGTGGCCTCAGGAAGGGGCAAGCATGGGCTGGTGACCCCACAGCAGCCCAGCCCACCAGTGTGGACCCAGAGCAACCCACAGCTTCGAGCACTTCTGTCTCAATAAACCCAGCCTGTGCCGCATCTTCTGCCTGGGTGGTTTGTCCCCGAGGGAGCGGGTTAGGCACATCCCCAGCTGTGTCCCAACACCTGCCCAGCAGCCAGAGCTGAGCCATCGCGACCAGAGGCCTGCCCACCCAGCCTCTGGCTGTATTTGGACAGGTTTCACTATTCCTCATCAGCTCTGACATGTCGCTGAACCTCTCCCATGCTGCTGAGCAGGGCAACTGAACTCCAACCAACCTCAAGCAGGGGGATCCAGCTACCGAAATGCCTAAGGCCTGCAGCCTATACCCACATCTGGTCAGGAATGGGGGGATGTTCTATTGTATAGCACTACCTTGTCTTGAAAGCATCCAACCTgtgcttgattcctggcaccccatatggacctccaagcccaccaggagtagccccaagtgcagagccaggagtgatctctgagcacagagccaggagtggcgcCTGACGACtgccaaaattttttaaaaaataagaaaggaaaataaaacactcagactaaggctttttttttttttttatctagcttggtttctctttaaaaaacaaaaacaaaaaaagaaacaagaaaaacattGCACCAGCTTCCTAAGCCTCAAACTAAAAACACAAAACCCCAAAGAGCCCCCCAAAGCAATGGTAACctcacatctctttggcaacaacGACAGGTCCCGGCATTTCCATTCATTCGCTCAGcagttacaaaaatattcatgtgCCGCCCGCCCCACCCTGCACCCTACTCCATGAGCCCCTGAGAGCAGGAGCATGGGCCCCGGCCCCATTTCCCACAGACTTTCCAGCCTGGAGTGGAGGTCCAGGAGGGGGCTGGCCCAGTCCTCGTGGGAGGGTTGCTGTGTGTCCAGCAGAGCCAGTGGGGGACACAGGGCTAACTCTGAGGTAAGGGGGAGTACGTGAGCCTGGGGTGTCCTTACCGAGCATACCCACAGCCTGGCAAGGAGCGAAGGGGTGGCAACCCCAGGCCCCAGATAGTGCAGGTGCCAAGGGTGGTGAAGCCTACATTGGGGGTGCCGGGCAGCATCCCCGGGCAGTGCTGGGGTGCAAAGCCAAACCCCTGGGGGGGGCAGCAGAGCCTGGAAGGTCAAGCCCACTCCTCTGTCCAGACATGGGTAGGCAGGATCCTCGACTGGGGCAGGCCCAGGGCGCCAGGGGTCCTCACGCCTCCTCACAGAAGCTCCCTGTGCCTGCTGCAGAACCTGGAAACCGAGGCAGGGCTCTGTGAGCAGCATAAGGTGGAGGGAAGGCGCAGGACTCTGGTCCTGGCCCACAGCGTCCTGGACTTCTCTCCCCCAAGTTTGCGCGGGATTGGGAATCTGGCACCAGCAGTTGGGGCAGGGAGAGCTCGGGAAGAGGCTGCAGCAGCTCTGGGGCACTGAGGTGGGCAGTGGGATTCTGCCCTTGGGAAAAAGGACCCGGGGGCCCTGCAGCCAGGCCGGGCCAGTCTAGGTTTTGGACACGGTGTCTGCAAAGGCCAGTCCTGTCCATGCCTCCAGATGCCTGCCAGCCCCACAGCCTCACCTCCCATGTGCCCCGCATCCGAGTCGGAGACGTGCGTGATGGAGAAACGGGACGAGGGTGCCGTCGGCGACACGGTGAATCGGGACAGGGGTCCTGGCACCACTGGCTTGGGTGGCCCATCAGGGGTAGCTGGAGCTGGCTCGCAGGCTCTCAGCAGCGGGAAATCTCCCCAGGCAAACCCTCCGCCTGCAAGCAGGGTCCCCCGCTCTGAGGTCACAGGGCAGCTCCCACCCTGACAGCATTTAGGCAGCCCATCCTCCCAAACATCAGTCCCCCCACCCGCTGTGATGTCACCAAAGGCCATGCCCATTCTAGTGGGGGTCACAGCCTCCACCCAATCCAGACAGGCCCACCCTCGTGACCTGAAGCCTTGTGCCGTGACGTCACCCAAGGCTATGCCCCATGACGTCACAGCCTCCGCCCAGCCTCAAGACCCATCATGACACCACCCAAGGTCACGCCCCTCCCTGCCGTTGTGGCCCGCCCTCAGCTCACCCTCCTCGGCCTCTGAGCCCTCTGGTGAGTGGACAGTCAAGGGAGTTAGGCCTGGAGCGCTGGGGGATCCGGGGGCACCTGGGGAGCCGGCCAGGAAGGCAGGGGGGGCATCCTTGGCGCTGGGAAAGGGTTCCCCAACCTCCCGGCTGGGGCTCTCCTAGGGATCAGAGAAGCTCAGTGACTCAGTGTCCCCGAGTCCCCGCCCATGCCCCACATCGTGTCACGCACCTGGTCAAAGAGATAGACCGTGACGTCATCGAAGAAGGACACAACTTTCTTCTTGGGCCCCAGGTCCTGGCGCGGTGCGGCAGGCAGCAGCCCTGGCGTCCTGAGCAGGCCCCGCAGGCTGCGCGCGCTCTGGCTCTCGCCCACCACCACGGGCACGGCTCGTGCCTCGTCCTCGCTGTCCTCACTGGCCTCCTGCACGCTGTAGCAGCGCAGCTCCTCGTCCGATTCGTCGCTGTCCTCgctctcctcctcatcctcctccgaCCGGCCCTGAGGGGCGGCGGCCAGGACGGGCAGGGCCAGGCAGAGAGGGGGCCTGGGGCCGCCAGGGGCCGCAGTCCGTTCCTGCGGGGCCTCAGGCCCGCCACTCTCTGTGCTCATGGACACGGGGGTGAGCAGAAAGACCTTGGGGCGTCCGGTGCTGGACACGGCTGACACCTCGGTGGGACCGTGTAGCCAGGGAGGCTGAGGCTGGGGGCCGACGCTGGGCTCTGGGGAGGAGTCCCCGGACGCCTCGGCCACCTGCAGCCCGTCTGGACTCAGGCCGTCCCCTGAATTCTCTGCCTGACCTGCAGGGAGCTCGGCCTCGGCCTCCAGGTCCGAGAAGTAGGCCGAGTCCCGGTAGGGGCTCTTCCCACCCAGGCTGCCCAGTGGGCTGGACAGCTGAGTTTCAGGCCCAGGGCTGCTGCCTTCATAGCCCAGCCCCCCACCTGTCCCAGACTCTCCCGGCTCCGGTGTCTCCCAGAGCACGAGCTGGGGAGGCTGGTAGGTCTCGGTGTCGTAGCCACTATCCAGGGCACGGGGCAGCCCCACAACAGGGCTAGCAGCCACCGGGCTCAAAGCCTGGCCGTTGGCCTCGCTGGCCAAGGACAGGGAATGCAGGAAGCCGGGGGCCTGGCAGGCCGGAGTCATGCCCAGCCCTTCTGTGTCCGGACTGCCTGCGGGCAGACCAGTGAGAACGCCTGGAATGGCCTCAGCTGTGCCCTGGtccccgctgctgctgctgcccgaCCCCTCCAGCTCCGGGGGGTCGTCTGGAGGGTCCAGGGCAGCTGTCTGGCTGCCACCGGCCGGTGTGGGCGAGTCAGGCAGGCTGGTCGGGGCGCTGGCAGCCTCAGCGGGAAGTGGGCTGTCCTCGTGAGACGGgatggagggaaggggaagatgGAGCCCAGTGGCCTCCTCAGCCACCCTCGGCTCCACCTGGGACCTGTCGCCCCCTTGTCTGGCTGCCTCTGTCCAGCGCGGTGTGTTGGGGCCCTCATCGAGGTTCAGTGTATGTCCCGAGGAGGTGGCCTGGAGCCCAAGGAGAGGTTCCCGAGGTCCCTCGGGGGCCAGGGGGTGTCCCTGGGGGCTGGGCTCCATGCTGGGGCAGCTGTGCCTGCAGCCGTCCTCCCCGCCCGGCACCTGGCACCCACTGTTGTTGTTGGCCGACTGGTTGGAGCGCCACTGTCCACGGCCTGCCACCCCAGGGTTCACCTCCAGTGCCTCCCCACCCAGCGGGTCTTCAGGAACAGCCGGGCAGGGAGCGGCTTCTCCGTCCTGCAGCGTGAGGGGCGCGGGCGGGGGTGACCGCAGGGCACATGGCAGACTCTGACTGGGGCTCCTGTTTGGAGGGTCGTGACAGTCGTCCAGGGGGTCATCAGGGGACAGCGGGTGGCCTAGCCACGGCTCCAGGAGTTCCGAGTTGGCCTCAGTGAGACCTGGACTTCTTGGGGCACAGCCCGCGCAGTCGGGGTCATGGCGGGTGGTGGGCGCCAGTTCCTCCAGGCGGATGAAGTACTCGCTGCCCACCGAGGGGCTGTGCGCACTCAGCACTGGCACCACTCCCGGGGGCGCCTGCAGGGGTGCGTGGGCTGGGCTGGGCGCCTCCCCCGGAGCCGGCAGGGCCTCAGCGCCCGTGCCCGCCTCCCACTTGTACTCAAAGTCGAGGCCACGGCTGGTCTCGGTCACCGTCAGCACGTCGTCCCCCGAGAACTGCTCCAGCAGTGGGAAGGATGAGGCGTTGGGCAGTGCTAAGCCGCCCCCACCGGGCCTCAGCGAGCGCCAGCGCCGCTCAAAGTCATCCTCAGCCACATCGGACGTGCCCTTGGAACAGAGGTAGGTGAGCAGCAGGTGCACCTCCTGGGCCGTGGGCCGCTGCTCCGGCTGCAGCCAGCAAAACTGCATCACCTCGTACCTGCGAATGGGACCAGTTCAGTGGTGCCACAACGCAACGGGCCTCAGAACGCGCTGCTGGCTCAGGGCAGGGCACCACCAGCAGGGCAGGGGTGCCCGGCTGGGCACGCAGGGCTCACCAGCGCTCCGAGAGGCTCGGTGGCAGCTGCGGCGGCGGGAGCTTGAGCTGCTGGTCGCGGACGGCATAGGCGAGCACCTGTCGGTCCGTGTGTTGCTCGTAGGGCTGCGTGCCCAGCTCAAAGAGCTCCCACAGGGTCACGCCCAGGGACCTGCAGGCACAGCAGGAGGCGCCCGATGGGCGGGTCGTTTCCCACCCCCCCCCTGCTCACCAGCACCAGGGGCTGTAGTCTGGCTAAGTTCCTGGAGGAGGTGGAGCCCCCAGAGCCCGGGGACCCACCCTCGTCCTCAGTCACTCCTCCCGCTGGGGGCCTAGCACCGGGCACTCCAGCTCCAACTGCTTCATCGCTCGCTCACCCATGCAGCCCTCTGTCCTGTGCCCACCCTGCAGTAGGGGCAGGAGCTGCTGTCCCCGAGGCAGCATCAGAATGTggggagcagtgctcagggtctgagCAGGGCAT
This genomic interval carries:
- the AATK gene encoding serine/threonine-protein kinase LMTK1 isoform X2, encoding MSSSFFNPSFAFSSHLDPDGAPLGELSWSSSLAVVTISFSGLLMVVALMLACLCCKKGGIGFKELENAEGEEYPADVSGIGSPAPPAPAGPDVYVLPLSEVSLPVAEQPGHAGQLLNASDLGRQDLLLLEEMGHGWFGRVYLGKVPAGSARGSQVVVKELRSGASVQEQLRFLEEVQPYRALQHENLLRCLGLCAEAAPHLLLLEFCPGGDLKGYLRSRRVAEALAPDPLTLQRMACEVACGLEHLHRHNYVHSDLALRNCLLTAQLRVKVGDYGLAHGTYRLWVPLRWIAPELVDEVHSNLLVVNQTKASNVWSLGVTLWELFELGTQPYEQHTDRQVLAYAVRDQQLKLPPPQLPPSLSERWYEVMQFCWLQPEQRPTAQEVHLLLTYLCSKGTSDVAEDDFERRWRSLRPGGGGLALPNASSFPLLEQFSGDDVLTVTETSRGLDFEYKWEAGTGAEALPAPGEAPSPAHAPLQAPPGVVPVLSAHSPSVGSEYFIRLEELAPTTRHDPDCAGCAPRSPGLTEANSELLEPWLGHPLSPDDPLDDCHDPPNRSPSQSLPCALRSPPPAPLTLQDGEAAPCPAVPEDPLGGEALEVNPGVAGRGQWRSNQSANNNSGCQVPGGEDGCRHSCPSMEPSPQGHPLAPEGPREPLLGLQATSSGHTLNLDEGPNTPRWTEAARQGGDRSQVEPRVAEEATGLHLPLPSIPSHEDSPLPAEAASAPTSLPDSPTPAGGSQTAALDPPDDPPELEGSGSSSSGDQGTAEAIPGVLTGLPAGSPDTEGLGMTPACQAPGFLHSLSLASEANGQALSPVAASPVVGLPRALDSGYDTETYQPPQLVLWETPEPGESGTGGGLGYEGSSPGPETQLSSPLGSLGGKSPYRDSAYFSDLEAEAELPAGQAENSGDGLSPDGLQVAEASGDSSPEPSVGPQPQPPWLHGPTEVSAVSSTGRPKVFLLTPVSMSTESGGPEAPQERTAAPGGPRPPLCLALPVLAAAPQGRSEEDEEESEDSDESDEELRCYSVQEASEDSEDEARAVPVVVGESQSARSLRGLLRTPGLLPAAPRQDLGPKKKVVSFFDDVTVYLFDQESPSREVGEPFPSAKDAPPAFLAGSPGAPGSPSAPGLTPLTVHSPEGSEAEEGGGFAWGDFPLLRACEPAPATPDGPPKPVVPGPLSRFTVSPTAPSSRFSITHVSDSDAGHMGGSAAGTGSFCEEA
- the AATK gene encoding serine/threonine-protein kinase LMTK1 isoform X1 — its product is MSSSFFNPSFAFSSHLDPDGAPLGELSWSSSLAVVTISFSGLLMVVALMLACLCCKKGGIGFKELENAEGEEYPADVSGIGSPAPPAPAGPDVYVLPLSEVSLPVAEQPGHAGQLLNASDLGRQDLLLLEEMGHGWFGRVYLGKVPAGSARGSQVVVKELRSGASVQEQLRFLEEVQPYRALQHENLLRCLGLCAEAAPHLLLLEFCPGGDLKGYLRSRRVAEALAPDPLTLQRMACEVACGLEHLHRHNYVHSDLALRNCLLTAQLRVKVGDYGLAHGTYREDYLVTADQLWVPLRWIAPELVDEVHSNLLVVNQTKASNVWSLGVTLWELFELGTQPYEQHTDRQVLAYAVRDQQLKLPPPQLPPSLSERWYEVMQFCWLQPEQRPTAQEVHLLLTYLCSKGTSDVAEDDFERRWRSLRPGGGGLALPNASSFPLLEQFSGDDVLTVTETSRGLDFEYKWEAGTGAEALPAPGEAPSPAHAPLQAPPGVVPVLSAHSPSVGSEYFIRLEELAPTTRHDPDCAGCAPRSPGLTEANSELLEPWLGHPLSPDDPLDDCHDPPNRSPSQSLPCALRSPPPAPLTLQDGEAAPCPAVPEDPLGGEALEVNPGVAGRGQWRSNQSANNNSGCQVPGGEDGCRHSCPSMEPSPQGHPLAPEGPREPLLGLQATSSGHTLNLDEGPNTPRWTEAARQGGDRSQVEPRVAEEATGLHLPLPSIPSHEDSPLPAEAASAPTSLPDSPTPAGGSQTAALDPPDDPPELEGSGSSSSGDQGTAEAIPGVLTGLPAGSPDTEGLGMTPACQAPGFLHSLSLASEANGQALSPVAASPVVGLPRALDSGYDTETYQPPQLVLWETPEPGESGTGGGLGYEGSSPGPETQLSSPLGSLGGKSPYRDSAYFSDLEAEAELPAGQAENSGDGLSPDGLQVAEASGDSSPEPSVGPQPQPPWLHGPTEVSAVSSTGRPKVFLLTPVSMSTESGGPEAPQERTAAPGGPRPPLCLALPVLAAAPQGRSEEDEEESEDSDESDEELRCYSVQEASEDSEDEARAVPVVVGESQSARSLRGLLRTPGLLPAAPRQDLGPKKKVVSFFDDVTVYLFDQESPSREVGEPFPSAKDAPPAFLAGSPGAPGSPSAPGLTPLTVHSPEGSEAEEGGGFAWGDFPLLRACEPAPATPDGPPKPVVPGPLSRFTVSPTAPSSRFSITHVSDSDAGHMGGSAAGTGSFCEEA
- the AATK gene encoding serine/threonine-protein kinase LMTK1 isoform X3; the encoded protein is MSSSFFNPSFAFSSHLDPDGAPLGELSWSSSLAVVTISFSGLLMVVALMLACLCCKKGGIGFKELENAEGEEYPADVSGIGSPAPPAPAGPDVYVLPLSEVSLPVAEQPGHAGQLLNASDLGRQDLLLLEEMGHGWFGRVYLGKVPAGSARGSQVVVKELRSGASVQEQLRFLEEVQPYRALQHENLLRCLGLCAEAAPHLLLLEFCPGGDLKGYLRSRRVAEALAPDPLTLQRMACEVACGLEHLHRHNYVHSDLALRNCLLTAQLRVKEDYLVTADQLWVPLRWIAPELVDEVHSNLLVVNQTKASNVWSLGVTLWELFELGTQPYEQHTDRQVLAYAVRDQQLKLPPPQLPPSLSERWYEVMQFCWLQPEQRPTAQEVHLLLTYLCSKGTSDVAEDDFERRWRSLRPGGGGLALPNASSFPLLEQFSGDDVLTVTETSRGLDFEYKWEAGTGAEALPAPGEAPSPAHAPLQAPPGVVPVLSAHSPSVGSEYFIRLEELAPTTRHDPDCAGCAPRSPGLTEANSELLEPWLGHPLSPDDPLDDCHDPPNRSPSQSLPCALRSPPPAPLTLQDGEAAPCPAVPEDPLGGEALEVNPGVAGRGQWRSNQSANNNSGCQVPGGEDGCRHSCPSMEPSPQGHPLAPEGPREPLLGLQATSSGHTLNLDEGPNTPRWTEAARQGGDRSQVEPRVAEEATGLHLPLPSIPSHEDSPLPAEAASAPTSLPDSPTPAGGSQTAALDPPDDPPELEGSGSSSSGDQGTAEAIPGVLTGLPAGSPDTEGLGMTPACQAPGFLHSLSLASEANGQALSPVAASPVVGLPRALDSGYDTETYQPPQLVLWETPEPGESGTGGGLGYEGSSPGPETQLSSPLGSLGGKSPYRDSAYFSDLEAEAELPAGQAENSGDGLSPDGLQVAEASGDSSPEPSVGPQPQPPWLHGPTEVSAVSSTGRPKVFLLTPVSMSTESGGPEAPQERTAAPGGPRPPLCLALPVLAAAPQGRSEEDEEESEDSDESDEELRCYSVQEASEDSEDEARAVPVVVGESQSARSLRGLLRTPGLLPAAPRQDLGPKKKVVSFFDDVTVYLFDQESPSREVGEPFPSAKDAPPAFLAGSPGAPGSPSAPGLTPLTVHSPEGSEAEEGGGFAWGDFPLLRACEPAPATPDGPPKPVVPGPLSRFTVSPTAPSSRFSITHVSDSDAGHMGGSAAGTGSFCEEA